A genome region from Mauremys reevesii isolate NIE-2019 linkage group 12, ASM1616193v1, whole genome shotgun sequence includes the following:
- the HYOU1 gene encoding hypoxia up-regulated protein 1 isoform X2, with amino-acid sequence MARMTHVPLWSLTFLLLACLPSETDALAVMSVDLGSESMKIAIVKPGVPMEIVLNKESQRKTPVIVALKENERLFGDSAMGMSIKNPKIALRYFQDLLGKHIDNPQVTLYRWRFPQHELVKDERRQTVIFKLSHEMQYSPEEILGMVLNYSRGLAEEFAEQPVKDAVITVPVYFNQAERRAVLHAAQMADLKVLQLINDNTAVALNYGVFRRKDINATAQNIMFYDMGAGSTVCSIVTYQTVKTKDSGTQPQLQIRGVGFDRTLGGLEMEYRLRDYLVKLFNKQQPSKDVRQNLRAMAKLLKEANRLKTILSANADHVAQIEGLLDDVDFKAKVSRQEFEDLCSDLFQRVPGPVLQALSSAEMNLDEIDQVILVGGATRVPKVQEVLLKAVGKDELGKNINADEAAAMGAVYQAAALSKAFKVKPFIVRDAAIFPIQVEFTREVEEEDKSKSLKHNKRILFQRMAPYPQRKVITFNRYTDDFEFYVNYGDLAFLSQDDLQAFGSLNLTTVKLRGVGDSFRKHSDYESKGIKAHFNMDESGVLSLDRVESVFETVVEDKPEEESTLTKLGNTISSLFGGGGPTLEMGENLTETVQEEEESQAEAGKEHGEKQDQKEGEGTVSEEQGEEKQQPSPMQDKTETVPPKAERQEEKEEGEKSASQDPKEKEESGKEEEMSKSPGDSTATKMEEKKPKVPKKQKLVDEISVELDVRDVLDLLEEELKSSVKKLQDLTVRDLEKQEREKSANSLEAFIFETQDKLYQEEYQFVSTDEQREEISRKLSEASSWMEEEGYRATTKELKEKLSELKKLCRSLFFRVEERRKWPDRLNALENLLNHSNLFLKGARMIPEADQIFTEVELSTLEKAINETVTWKNETLAEQNKLPPTEKPTLLSKDIELKIAALDREVQYLLNKAKFAKPRPKKEKNTTKTDSGKNATAPPDSEKVIPPKEEKGEDQPEDVSPVREPPIVEEATLGDQSGPDTEPESEKKPEARDESRTNDEL; translated from the exons AGAGTCACAGAGGAAAACGCCAGTGATTGTAGCCCTGAAAGAAAATGAGCGTCTCTTTGGTGATAGCGCCATGGGAATG TCCATAAAGAACCCGAAGATAGCACTCCGGTATTTTCAGGACCTGCTGGGTAAACACATAGATAACCCTCAAGTGACACTGTACCGTTGGCGCTTCCCACAACACGAGCTGGTAAAGGATGAGAGGAGACAGACGGTTATCTTCAAACTGTCCCA TGAAATGCAGTATTCTCCAGAAGAGATACTGGGCATGGTCCTGAACTATTCGCGTGGTCTGGCTGAGGAATTTGCAG AACAACCCGTAAAGGATGCAGTGATCACCGTCCCTGTATACTTCAATCAGGCGGAGAGGAGGGCAGTCCTGCATGCAGCTCAGATGGCAGACCTGAAGGTCCTGCAGCTGATCAATGACAACACTGCTGTGGCTTTGAACTATGGGGTCTTCAGGAGGAAGGACATCAATGCCACAGCACAG AATATCATGTTTTATGACATGGGAGCAGGAAGCACCGTGTGTTCGATAGTGACTTATCAGACAGTGAAAACCAAggactcagggacccagcctCAGCTGCAGATTCGGGGGGTCGG ATTCGACCGCACCCTAGGGGGACTGGAGATGGAGTACCGGCTCCGGGATTACCTGGTGAAACTCTTCAACAAGCAGCAGCCTTCAAAAGATGTTCGGCAGAATCTCCGGGCCATGGCCAAGCTGCTAAAGGAGGCCAACCGCCTGAAAACTATCCTGAGTGCTAATGCTGACCATGTGGCCCAG ATTGAGGGACTACTGGATGACGTGGACTTCAAGGCCAAGGTCTCCAGGCAAGAGTTTGAGGACTTGTGCTCCGACTTATTCCAGCGGGTCCCAGGGCCTGTGCTACAGGCGCTGAGCAGTGCAGAGATGAACCTG GATGAAATCGATCAGGTGATTCTAGTGGGAGGTGCCACCCGAGTCCCCAAAGTGCAGGAGGTTTTGCTGAAAGCCGTGGGCAA AGATGAACTGGGGAAGAACATCAACGCAGACGAGGCTGCTGCTATGGGTGCAGTCTACCAGGCAGCTGCTCTGAGCAAAGCCTTTAAAGTCAAGCCCTTCATTGTTCGGGATGCAGCTATATTCCCCATCCAG GTGGAGTTCACCCGTGAAGTTGAGGAGGAGGATAAATCCAAGAGCTTGAAGCACAACAAGCGAATTTTGTTTCAGCGCATGGCACCATATCCACAGCGCAAGGTCATCACCTTCAACCGCTACACGGATGACTTTGAATTCTATGTCAACTACGGAGACTTGGCTTTCCTGAGCCAGGATGACCTGCA AGCCTTTGGGTCCTTGAATCTCACCACTGTGAAGCTGAGAGGAGTCGGGGATAGTTTCAGGAAGCACTCGGATTATGAGTCCAAAGGCATCAAAGCTCACTTCAATATGGATGAGAGTGGAGTGCTTAGCCTTGACCGG GTGGAATCTGTGTTTGAAACTGTAGTGGAGGACAAGCCAGAGGAGGAGTCAACGTTAACGA aacTTGGCAACACAATCTCTAGCCTGTTTGGAGGAGGAGGTCCAACACTGGAAATGGGAGAGAACCTGACAGAGACTGTTCAG gaggaagaggagagccaGGCAGAAGCAGGAAAAGAACACGGGGAGAAACAGGACcagaaggagggagaaggaacaGTGAGCGAGGAGCAGGgggaagagaagcagcagccatCTCCAATGCAGGATAAAACAGAAACTGTCCCTCCAAAAGCAGAGAgacaggaggaaaaggaggaaggagaaaaatcagCGTCTCAG GATcccaaagaaaaggaagaatccGGGAAAGAGGAAGAAATGTCCAAAAGTCCTGGTGACAGCAcagccaccaaaatggaagagaagAAACCCAAAGTCCCCAAGAAGCAGAAACTCGTGGATGAGATTAGTGTGGAGTTGGATGTCCGTGATGTTCTTGACCTGCTGGAGGAGGAGTTGAAGAGCTCAGTGAAGAA ACTCCAGGATCTGACAGTCAGAGACTTAGAGAAGCAGGAGAGGGAAAAGTCAGCCAATAGCCTGGAGGCATTCATCTTTGAGACCCAG GACAAGCTTTACCAGGAGGAATATCAGTTTGTCTCAACGGatgagcagagagaggaaatctcAAGAAAACTGAGTGAAGCTTCCAGTTGGATGGAGGAGGAGGGCTATAGAGCCACGACCAAG GAACTGAAAGAGAAGCTGTCTGAACTGAAGAAACTCTGCAGGAGCCTTTTCTTCCGTGTGGAAGAAAGAAGGAAATGGCCAGACCGCCTGAATGCCCTCGAAAATCTCCTCAATCACTCCAACCTCTTCCTCAA GGGAGCACGAATGATTCCAGAGGCTGATCAGATATTCACAGAGGTGGAGCTGAGTACCCTAGAGAAAGCAATCAATGAAACTGTG ACTTGGAAAAACGAGACACTGGCAGAACAGAATAAACTTCCTCCCACTGAGAAGCCCACCCTGCTGTCCAAGGACATAGAGCTGAAGATAGCAGCCCTGGACAGGGAGGTGCAGTATCTACTGAACAAGGCTAAGTTTGCAAAACCCAGACCCAAGAAGGAAAAGAACACCACAAAAACTGATTCAGGCAAGAATGCCACAGCTCCCCCTGACAGCGAGAAGGTTATCCCTCCCAAGGAGGAGAAAGGAGAAG ATCAACCTGAAGATGTCAGTCCAGTCAGGGAACCTCCCATAGTCGAGGAAGCAACACTAGGTGATCAGTCTGGACCGGACACAG